The Ahaetulla prasina isolate Xishuangbanna chromosome 3, ASM2864084v1, whole genome shotgun sequence genome window below encodes:
- the LOC131195525 gene encoding uncharacterized protein LOC131195525, with protein sequence MSGYTPPAPFDPAKEKWGSYMARFECFLEANELQGVSDNRKRAYFLSHCGPEVFDTAESLAEPTPVQSVPWQTLQTLLKAHFAPMPSKYVQRFEFGERRQQEGESISAYMAALRKASKHCEYRDLDEALLEQLIRGVRDIRLRRRLLAKSNLTLANALDEARAHEMSTQAAETLQKQVTPTAGAKSTPVHSEEVQAESEGEDEEGVFHTGRPEKDDRGDCA encoded by the coding sequence atgtccggctacacaccgccagcgccattcgacccagctaaggagaaatgggggtcatacatggctcgtttcgagtgtttcctcgaagcaaacgaacttcaaggggtttccgacaacaggaaacgagcctattttctgagccactgcggtccagaagttttcgacaccgcagaatccctggctgagccaacgccggtacagtcggtaccgtggcaaactctacagactctgctgaaagcgcatttcgcaccgatgccatccaagtatgtgcaacggtttgaattcggggagcgcagacagcaagaaggcgagtccattagtgcatacatggccgccctaagaaaagcctcaaaacattgcgagtatcgagacttggacgaggcattgctggagcaactcatccgcggggtcagggacatccgtttgcggaggcggctgctggctaaaagcaacctaacgctggcaaacgccctggacgaagccagggctcacgagatgtccacccaagcggcagagaccttacaaaagcaggtcacaccaacagctggtgcaaaatcaaccccggtccacagtgaagaggtccaggccgaatcggagggggaggacgaggaaggagtcttccacaccgggaggccggagaaagacgaccggggcgactgcgcg